In the genome of Globicephala melas chromosome 7, mGloMel1.2, whole genome shotgun sequence, one region contains:
- the CDK5R2 gene encoding cyclin-dependent kinase 5 activator 2: protein MGTVLSLSPASSAKGRRPGGLPEEKKKAPPSGDEALGGYGAPPVGKGGKGESRLKRPSVLISALTWKRLVAASAKKKKGSKKVTPKPASTGADSLVQQRNRENLLRKGRDPPDGGGAAKPLAVPVPTVPAAAATCEPPSGGSAVAPPPGSGGGKPPPPPPPAPQAAPPVPGGSPRRVIVQASTGELLRCLGDFVCRRCYRLKELSPGELVGWFRGVDRSLLLQGWQDQAFITPANLVFVYLLCRESLRGDELASAAELQAAFLTCLYLAYSYMGNEISYPLKPFLVEPDKERFWQRCLRLIQRLSPQMLRLNADPHFFTQVFQDLKNEGEAAAGAGGPPSGGAPAASSSSAARDSCATGAKHWTMNLDR from the coding sequence ATGGGCACGGTGCTGTCTCTTTCCCCCGCCTCCTCGGCCAAGGGCCGGAGGCCCGGCGGGCTGCCCGAGGAGAAGAAGAAGGCGCCGCCCTCGGGAGACGAGGCGCTGGGGGGATACGGGGCGCCGCCAGTAGGCAAGGGCGGTAAAGGCGAGAGCCGGCTCAAGCGGCCGTCCGTGCTCATCTCGGCGCTCACCTGGAAGCGGCTGGTGGCCGCGTCTGCCAAGAAGAAGAAAGGCAGCAAGAAGGTGACGCCCAAGCCGGCGTCCACCGGCGCGGACTCCCTGGTCCAGCAACGCAACCGCGAGAACCTTCTCCGCAAGGGTCGGGACCCCCCCGACGGCGGCGGCGCCGCCAAGCCCCTGGCGGTGCCCGTGCCCACCGTGCCCGCGGCCGCCGCCACCTGCGAGCCGCCGTCGGGGGGCAGCGCCGTCGCCCCACCTCCAGGCTCCGGTGGAGGGaaaccgccgccgccgccgcccccagcCCCGCAGGCGGCGCCGCCGGTACCTGGCGGCTCGCCGCGGCGGGTCATCGTGCAGGCGTCTACGGGAGAGCTGCTGCGCTGCCTGGGCGACTTCGTGTGCCGACGCTGCTACCGTCTCAAGGAGCTAAGCCCAGGCGAGCTGGTGGGCTGGTTCCGCGGAGTGGACCGCTCGCTGCTGCTGCAGGGCTGGCAAGACCAGGCCTTCATTACGCCCGCCAACCTGGTGTTCGTGTACCTGCTGTGCCGCGAGTCGCTGCGCGGGGATGAGCTGGCGTCGGCCGCCGAGCTGCAGGCTGCCTTCCTCACCTGCCTCTACCTCGCCTACTCCTACATGGGCAACGAGATCTCCTACCCGCTCAAGCCCTTCCTCGTGGAGCCCGACAAGGAGCGCTTCTGGCAACGCTGCCTGCGCCTCATCCAGCGGCTCAGTCCGCAGATGCTGCGGCTCAACGCCGACCCCCACTTCTTCACGCAGGTCTTCCAAGACCTCAAGAACGAGGGCGAGGCCGCTGCCGGCGCCGGGGGTCCTCCCAGCGGGGGAGCGCCCGCGGCCTCCTCCTCCTCGGCCGCCAGGGACAGCTGCGCGACTGGAGCCAAGCACTGGACTATGAACCTGGACCGCTAG